TGCTCTCTCATCAGGAGATCGCCTAAAGACTTTAACCATTTAATCAACCGAGTAACTGAGTACATTAATATGGAGGAAGCATAATCCGCTCGGAAGAAAGAAGTCTTTGCGCCCGCTGAAGCCTCTGCTCCCGAGCATCGAGCGTTGCCTCCTCCACCTCCTCGTAAAGGATCTTAAGCGGGTCCTCAACCGCGTTGATGCGGCGATAAGGAGGGGCCCCGCCCCACTGCTACGGTGGAGGTCAACAAAGGTCAGAGCTCGGACTGTCGACGGACGGAGGGTCTGGGCCAGTCGGGTGGGACATAGCCCGACCGGGGGTTAAACACCGACCCACCATCTCCGATATGAACTAATCAAATCGACGCTCAATCAAATCGACGCTCAAGGGACACGCAGAAGCCAAGCCGAGCCGGTTTTCCGCTCGGCGCAACGATGGACGACGTGGATCAAGGCCGATTAGCCAAGCGGCTCTACCGCTCGGCGCGACAGTGGGCTTTCGGCCAAGCGGCCATCCCACTCGCCCCAGCAATGGACGACACATGGATAGGGGACTTTCAACCGAGCGGTCATTCCGTTCGGCTAGCAACAGACATAGCAggatatccttcgacatccttttgggagttagtgtcgtcGACGggtggcatggtcagacagaagatcgtacgacggaagcttccactgtcacttcagagatatgctcgacccgttaaggtactgtgtcaggaacACTTTACTAACATGTCTCTTTAGGGAAAGCTTGGGGTTATGTGCCCGCTTTAAGAAGTGTGCACACAcactacaggagccctatataaagggaggtccaGACATCGGAGGAGGTATGTTTTTCTCGCGATCTCTATAGTTGTGCTACAGTTCTTTACTTGTTGCCTCGCcgaaaactgacttgagcgtcagaggaacATCGTCGGAGACCCTTCCTTGACTTGGCcctgacgctgcttgtgttgtaGGCGGGAGAGAAGTCCATCGCAGGTCagcaggagcgccacgtccccagcatcagCCTCCTcgactttcggataggatcacgCGTCATCCAGAACTTTGGCCTCCGACTGTGCAGCATGTGGAGACCGAGCGAGTGGAGTGCCCCAAATCCCTTAGATGGGCTACACCCAGATTCTGTACATACCACTGTTCCATGACTCATGACACCTATGATTATTATCATTATAATCATGTGAATCACCAGGCCGGTAACTAAGGATATCGTCGTCGTTCGCCATCTCCCAACCACCTACAATATCGGTGGCCTAGCGGCCCATCCAAGAGAGATTACCAATGTACCAATTGGTGTCAAAGGATACCTTAGCCGCAGAAAGACCAGGCTCAGGCCCTTGCCCAAGCCCAGCAGGAGCAACTCCCGACTCAGCGAAAAGAAATTGTAATGCTCGAAAAGATATTGACATGATTACCAAAGGCCCGACTGATGAAAACTCTAATAGGGTGAGAAAGTCACACGTCCACGAATTATAGATCCACGCGATCGACTATAGTTAGGAGCAGATCCAAGACTCAAAATAAACTTTGGGCCCAAAAGAATTCAGGGCCCTCGATGGATTCGGAGCGGCAGATTTGTCCTCAGCATCTAAAATGCTCCAATACCTTGACTAATCATTTAAAGTGCTCGAGTATATCGACTCGGCATCCCAAGCTCATAAGGCTCTGTCTCAAACTATATATAACTGAGCTCCATACAGAACTCGCCCCTCGAAGATCTCAGATCTCTTCAATCCTCTCATGACAGAGACTAACCCTTAAAAGACCATAAACCTTATCCATTCCTGGGCCTGAATCTTATAGGGACGAATCTATCCTAATTGGTCAATTAGAACAAGACTATAATTGAACAGACATATTACATGAAAGAAGGAAGGTACCATCAGAACAAATAAATCATAATTCACTCAAAATCATGCGTTATACAATATTGTTATGTTAATCATGTGTTATACAAGGACTAAGAATCTGCCTTCCTCCTATATTCTCGATTTGCAATTATACAAAACTTTTATATTATTTAcgatcaaataatttttaaattttgttgtcTGTATGTGCTCAATTATTATCCAAAAAAACAATTGACAAGCTTGCTTCTATAATCGACCTCCCATCACGCTGGCAATACACAGGCATCTCTACAACCAAAGCAGCAAACTTAGCAGAGCAAGACTCCGGCCGGCCGGATGATTAAGCAGGCAGCAGCCTCTTAATTCCGGCCTTCTGCTCCGGACTGAGCCTCGATGGGAATTTGATATCGAATTTGATCCTCAGCTTTCCTCTCTTGGTTGGATCCTTGGGCAATGGCATGCCTTCCCCAGGAACAACCTCCTCATAAGCAGGATGAATCGCATTGTTGTTGTTTATAGGAATCGTCAGGCTTCTGCCATCCAACGTCGTCAAATGCGCCGTGTAACCGGTTAATGCCTCCACGAGGGAGATCTTTTGTATTGTGACGAGGTCGTTCCCCTCCCTCGCGAACACAGGATGCGGCTTCTCGTCTATGATGAAGACGATGTCGGCAGGGATCAGATTTGGGCGCTCGTTTCCTTTCTCCGGGAATGTAATCTTCGTGCCCTTCTTCCAACCGGGTTTTATATCGATCGCGAGGATTTCCTCGACGGTCAAAgttttcctggatcgattggagaccGTTTGAGAAGGAAGAAacacgacgacgacgacgacgactgaattagctaaattggaaGAGAACAGGACTGTGTAGAGACTCACCCACTTGGATCAGCGATTTCTCTGGagatcttcatcttcttggtggTGCCTTTGTACAACTCCTCCAGGCTGCAGGGGAGCACGTTCTCGATCGGAGCAGCCTTCTGCAGCCGGCGTGAGCTTGTCGGCCCCTCCGCCCCGCCGAACGCCGCCGATCCCAAGATGTCGTCGCCGAAAAGGGAGCTAGAGAACCGCGCCCCGCTGCCGCGCACGCCTCCGTTGATTGTTCCTCCTCCCATGCCACCGAATGGACTAGAGAAGCCAAAGAACTCTGCGAATATGTCGTCGGCGTTCCTGGGGTTGAAGCGGAAGACGGTGGGGCCGCCGCCGGAGAAAAAGGAAGCGCTGCCGGAGCCATCGGTCCCTGGCGGCGGAACCTCCCCCTTCAGCCCTTCTTCGCCGTATTGGTCGTAAATTGCGCGCTTCTGAGGGTCGCTTAACACCTACGGTAAGGCGAATGTTAAAAATCCCATTTTGAAGACGAAAACACGTTAAAAAAcagatcttttaaaaattctccaGCGAATACTAAAAAGATCGAGTTCTTGAAAAGAAACAGTTACCTCGTACGCCTCGGAAATTTGCTTAAACTTGGCCTCGGCTTCGCTCTTGTTGTTGGGGTTCTTGTCAGGGTGCCACTTCATGGCGAGCTTCCGGTAGGCCTTCTTTAGGTCATCGTCCTTGGCACCCTTGTCGACCCCTAGGACCTTGTAGTAGTCGACGCCCATTTTTCCAAAGTATCTTCGCTGTCTTGCTTGCTTGAATTCGATTCGCGAGGCAGACAGAATAAATCTGTGGAGCTTCGCCGGAGAGAAAGAGGTCGAAGAAGAGTCTAGAGGAGAGGAAGTTGGGTTAGTGTAGAACCTTCGCGAAAAGCCCAGCTGGAGCGAATTTTCACTTTACTCCttcgaaagttttctttttcGTCAATTTCCTCTCAAATTTTattcaaattattattattattattatagttatTTCTTAATTATTAATAACATTAATTTACCTGACATATTAATGATTTCTGGTATGCCATGTTAGCATTGTTGAGAATTAAGCTAAAATGATACAAATATACGGAGattataaataatttaacaaCTTTAAAACTCAGAGACCATGCCAATTAATCTTCGAATCAGAACTTAGTTCAACCAACACTTTCCAAATCGGAACCGCTCGATTCAACCAATTAATCTTCGAATCAGAGACCATGCCAATTCTACTGAATTAATAGAGTGATTTCAACCAAACTACATCCGAACTTAGTTCAAGTGGAACAAACAAAAACAGCCAAGCCATGGTTCAACTgcagaactgattttgaaaacgCTACTGAAATGGAGAATCGTAGTTATGGTAACTTTCTACATTGAAATATATCATTTTGAACAAAAGATAACAGACATATGGATGCAAATCAGTTCAAACAGGTTCTTTGTCAATCATACAACTGTTAGAATTGTGGCCCCGCACTAAAATTTGCAAGGCCATTTTGATGCAGGTAGAATCCATGCCAGAAACCCATTAACCACTACCATCTGCTCTAAAAGGGTAATTATCAATCTAAATACCAGAATGAGTTATAGCCTCACCAAGCTCGTGCAGATGCTCCTGCAACTTGTCGATTCAATCTgttaattaaagaattaaaatcaACGGCTTGGCCATTCTCAACCATCCACTGGACATTGCTTAATGCCATATTTCTATCATAACCCATTGCAACAGCTTTCTCAAGAATCTCCCCATACGGGTGATTCTGCATCAGCTGAGGGTCACGGTGTAGATCTGCACTAGAAGGCCGTTGCTGATTCCCAGCAGACGGCTGAAGGTTGCTCAGAGAATAGTTGTAAGCAGGGTTGTAAGCTTGTAAATTGTACTGGATTGGTGAATACATTGCACCAGTACTGCTCATGTAAGAACCCTTGCTAAGATCTGGCTCCAAAGAGCTCCGGCAAATTGAATGCTGTTTAGATTTTGTTGCATGATGATTTGTGGGTGG
The genomic region above belongs to Zingiber officinale cultivar Zhangliang chromosome 11A, Zo_v1.1, whole genome shotgun sequence and contains:
- the LOC122032537 gene encoding dnaJ homolog subfamily B member 4-like; the protein is MGVDYYKVLGVDKGAKDDDLKKAYRKLAMKWHPDKNPNNKSEAEAKFKQISEAYEVLSDPQKRAIYDQYGEEGLKGEVPPPGTDGSGSASFFSGGGPTVFRFNPRNADDIFAEFFGFSSPFGGMGGGTINGGVRGSGARFSSSLFGDDILGSAAFGGAEGPTSSRRLQKAAPIENVLPCSLEELYKGTTKKMKISREIADPSGKTLTVEEILAIDIKPGWKKGTKITFPEKGNERPNLIPADIVFIIDEKPHPVFAREGNDLVTIQKISLVEALTGYTAHLTTLDGRSLTIPINNNNAIHPAYEEVVPGEGMPLPKDPTKRGKLRIKFDIKFPSRLSPEQKAGIKRLLPA